A window of Pan paniscus chromosome 10, NHGRI_mPanPan1-v2.0_pri, whole genome shotgun sequence contains these coding sequences:
- the RNF34 gene encoding E3 ubiquitin-protein ligase RNF34 isoform X4, protein MKHVCCDCKKDFCSVCSVLQENLRRCSTCHLLQETAFQRPQLMRLKVKDLRQYLILRNIPIDTCREKEDLVDLVLCHHGLGSEDDMDTSSLNSSRSQTSSFFTRSFFSNYTAPSATMSSFQGELMDGDQTSRSGVPAQVQSEITSANTEDDDDDDDEDDDDDEENTEDRNPGLSKERVRASLSDLSSLDDVEGMSVRQLKEILARNFVNYSGCCEKWELVEKVNRLYKENEENQKSYGERLQLQDEEDDSLCRICMDAVIDCVLLECGHMVTCTKCGKRMSECPICRQYVVRAVHVFKS, encoded by the exons ATGAAG caTGTTTGCTGTGACTGCAAGAAGGATTTTTGCTCCGTTTGTTCAGTCTTACAAGAAAATCTCCGTAGATGTTCTACTTGTCACTTATTACAAGAGACAGCATTTCAGCGCCCTCAGTTAATGCGACTGAAGGTGAAGGACCTGCGGCAGTATCTCATTCTGAGAAATATACCCATAGATACTTGTCGTGAGAAAGAAGACTTGGTGGATCTAGTACTGTGCCATCATGGACTAGGCTCTGAGGACGACATGGACACAAGCAGTCTGAATTCTTCAAGGTCCCAGACTTCTAGCTTTTTTACACGTTCGTTTTTTTCAAACTATACAGCCCCCTCTGCTACTATGTCTTCGTTTCAGGGAGAGCTTATGGATGGAGACCAAACATCCAGATCTGGAGTGCCGGCACAG GTACAAAGTGAAATCACTTCAGCAAACACAGAAGATGATGATGACGacgatgatgaggatgatgatgatgatgaagaaaaCACGGAGGATCGG AACCCCGGGCTCTCCAAGGAGAGAGTGAGAGCTTCACTGTCTGACTTGTCAAGCCTTGATGATGTGGAAGGAATGAGCGTGCGCCAACTGAAGGAAATTCTGGCTCGGAATTTTGTCAACTATTCTGGCTGTTGTGAAAAATGGGAACTGGTAGAGAAAGTAAACCGGTTAtacaaagagaatgaagaaaaccaAAAGTCCT ATGGCGAGCGGCTGCAGCTGCAGGATGAGGAAGACGACAGCCTGTGTCGCATCTGCATGGATGCCGTCATCGACTGTGTCCTACTGGAGTGTGGGCACATGGTTACCTGCACCAAGTGCGGCAAGCGCATGAGTGAGTGTCCCATCTGCCGGCAGTATGTGGTGCGAGCCGTGCACGTGTTCAAGTCCTGA
- the RNF34 gene encoding E3 ubiquitin-protein ligase RNF34 isoform X3: MRKHVCCDCKKDFCSVCSVLQENLRRCSTCHLLQETAFQRPQLMRLKVKDLRQYLILRNIPIDTCREKEDLVDLVLCHHGLGSEDDMDTSSLNSSRSQTSSFFTRSFFSNYTAPSATMSSFQGELMDGDQTSRSGVPAQVQSEITSANTEDDDDDDDEDDDDDEENTEDRNPGLSKERVRASLSDLSSLDDVEGMSVRQLKEILARNFVNYSGCCEKWELVEKVNRLYKENEENQKSYGERLQLQDEEDDSLCRICMDAVIDCVLLECGHMVTCTKCGKRMSECPICRQYVVRAVHVFKS; the protein is encoded by the exons aTGAGGAAG caTGTTTGCTGTGACTGCAAGAAGGATTTTTGCTCCGTTTGTTCAGTCTTACAAGAAAATCTCCGTAGATGTTCTACTTGTCACTTATTACAAGAGACAGCATTTCAGCGCCCTCAGTTAATGCGACTGAAGGTGAAGGACCTGCGGCAGTATCTCATTCTGAGAAATATACCCATAGATACTTGTCGTGAGAAAGAAGACTTGGTGGATCTAGTACTGTGCCATCATGGACTAGGCTCTGAGGACGACATGGACACAAGCAGTCTGAATTCTTCAAGGTCCCAGACTTCTAGCTTTTTTACACGTTCGTTTTTTTCAAACTATACAGCCCCCTCTGCTACTATGTCTTCGTTTCAGGGAGAGCTTATGGATGGAGACCAAACATCCAGATCTGGAGTGCCGGCACAG GTACAAAGTGAAATCACTTCAGCAAACACAGAAGATGATGATGACGacgatgatgaggatgatgatgatgatgaagaaaaCACGGAGGATCGG AACCCCGGGCTCTCCAAGGAGAGAGTGAGAGCTTCACTGTCTGACTTGTCAAGCCTTGATGATGTGGAAGGAATGAGCGTGCGCCAACTGAAGGAAATTCTGGCTCGGAATTTTGTCAACTATTCTGGCTGTTGTGAAAAATGGGAACTGGTAGAGAAAGTAAACCGGTTAtacaaagagaatgaagaaaaccaAAAGTCCT ATGGCGAGCGGCTGCAGCTGCAGGATGAGGAAGACGACAGCCTGTGTCGCATCTGCATGGATGCCGTCATCGACTGTGTCCTACTGGAGTGTGGGCACATGGTTACCTGCACCAAGTGCGGCAAGCGCATGAGTGAGTGTCCCATCTGCCGGCAGTATGTGGTGCGAGCCGTGCACGTGTTCAAGTCCTGA
- the RNF34 gene encoding E3 ubiquitin-protein ligase RNF34 isoform X1 yields MRKAGATSMWASCCGLLNEVMGTGAVRGQQSAFAGATGPFRFTPNPEFSTYPPAATEGPNIVCKACGLSFSVFRKKHVCCDCKKDFCSVCSVLQENLRRCSTCHLLQETAFQRPQLMRLKVKDLRQYLILRNIPIDTCREKEDLVDLVLCHHGLGSEDDMDTSSLNSSRSQTSSFFTRSFFSNYTAPSATMSSFQGELMDGDQTSRSGVPAQVQSEITSANTEDDDDDDDEDDDDDEENTEDRNPGLSKERVRASLSDLSSLDDVEGMSVRQLKEILARNFVNYSGCCEKWELVEKVNRLYKENEENQKSYGERLQLQDEEDDSLCRICMDAVIDCVLLECGHMVTCTKCGKRMSECPICRQYVVRAVHVFKS; encoded by the exons aTGAGGAAG GCGGGTGCCACGTCTATGTGGGCTTCGTGCTGTGGGCTGCTGAATGAAGTCATGGGAACTGGAGCTGTCAGGGGCCAGCAGTCAGCATTTGCAGGAGCCACTGGTCCATTCAGATTTACACCAAACCCTGAGTTTTCCACCTACCCACCAGCAGCTACGGAAGGGCCCAACATAGTTTGTAAAGCCTGTGGGCTTTCATTTTCAGTCTTTAGAAAGAAG caTGTTTGCTGTGACTGCAAGAAGGATTTTTGCTCCGTTTGTTCAGTCTTACAAGAAAATCTCCGTAGATGTTCTACTTGTCACTTATTACAAGAGACAGCATTTCAGCGCCCTCAGTTAATGCGACTGAAGGTGAAGGACCTGCGGCAGTATCTCATTCTGAGAAATATACCCATAGATACTTGTCGTGAGAAAGAAGACTTGGTGGATCTAGTACTGTGCCATCATGGACTAGGCTCTGAGGACGACATGGACACAAGCAGTCTGAATTCTTCAAGGTCCCAGACTTCTAGCTTTTTTACACGTTCGTTTTTTTCAAACTATACAGCCCCCTCTGCTACTATGTCTTCGTTTCAGGGAGAGCTTATGGATGGAGACCAAACATCCAGATCTGGAGTGCCGGCACAG GTACAAAGTGAAATCACTTCAGCAAACACAGAAGATGATGATGACGacgatgatgaggatgatgatgatgatgaagaaaaCACGGAGGATCGG AACCCCGGGCTCTCCAAGGAGAGAGTGAGAGCTTCACTGTCTGACTTGTCAAGCCTTGATGATGTGGAAGGAATGAGCGTGCGCCAACTGAAGGAAATTCTGGCTCGGAATTTTGTCAACTATTCTGGCTGTTGTGAAAAATGGGAACTGGTAGAGAAAGTAAACCGGTTAtacaaagagaatgaagaaaaccaAAAGTCCT ATGGCGAGCGGCTGCAGCTGCAGGATGAGGAAGACGACAGCCTGTGTCGCATCTGCATGGATGCCGTCATCGACTGTGTCCTACTGGAGTGTGGGCACATGGTTACCTGCACCAAGTGCGGCAAGCGCATGAGTGAGTGTCCCATCTGCCGGCAGTATGTGGTGCGAGCCGTGCACGTGTTCAAGTCCTGA
- the RNF34 gene encoding E3 ubiquitin-protein ligase RNF34 isoform X2 — MKAGATSMWASCCGLLNEVMGTGAVRGQQSAFAGATGPFRFTPNPEFSTYPPAATEGPNIVCKACGLSFSVFRKKHVCCDCKKDFCSVCSVLQENLRRCSTCHLLQETAFQRPQLMRLKVKDLRQYLILRNIPIDTCREKEDLVDLVLCHHGLGSEDDMDTSSLNSSRSQTSSFFTRSFFSNYTAPSATMSSFQGELMDGDQTSRSGVPAQVQSEITSANTEDDDDDDDEDDDDDEENTEDRNPGLSKERVRASLSDLSSLDDVEGMSVRQLKEILARNFVNYSGCCEKWELVEKVNRLYKENEENQKSYGERLQLQDEEDDSLCRICMDAVIDCVLLECGHMVTCTKCGKRMSECPICRQYVVRAVHVFKS, encoded by the exons ATGAAG GCGGGTGCCACGTCTATGTGGGCTTCGTGCTGTGGGCTGCTGAATGAAGTCATGGGAACTGGAGCTGTCAGGGGCCAGCAGTCAGCATTTGCAGGAGCCACTGGTCCATTCAGATTTACACCAAACCCTGAGTTTTCCACCTACCCACCAGCAGCTACGGAAGGGCCCAACATAGTTTGTAAAGCCTGTGGGCTTTCATTTTCAGTCTTTAGAAAGAAG caTGTTTGCTGTGACTGCAAGAAGGATTTTTGCTCCGTTTGTTCAGTCTTACAAGAAAATCTCCGTAGATGTTCTACTTGTCACTTATTACAAGAGACAGCATTTCAGCGCCCTCAGTTAATGCGACTGAAGGTGAAGGACCTGCGGCAGTATCTCATTCTGAGAAATATACCCATAGATACTTGTCGTGAGAAAGAAGACTTGGTGGATCTAGTACTGTGCCATCATGGACTAGGCTCTGAGGACGACATGGACACAAGCAGTCTGAATTCTTCAAGGTCCCAGACTTCTAGCTTTTTTACACGTTCGTTTTTTTCAAACTATACAGCCCCCTCTGCTACTATGTCTTCGTTTCAGGGAGAGCTTATGGATGGAGACCAAACATCCAGATCTGGAGTGCCGGCACAG GTACAAAGTGAAATCACTTCAGCAAACACAGAAGATGATGATGACGacgatgatgaggatgatgatgatgatgaagaaaaCACGGAGGATCGG AACCCCGGGCTCTCCAAGGAGAGAGTGAGAGCTTCACTGTCTGACTTGTCAAGCCTTGATGATGTGGAAGGAATGAGCGTGCGCCAACTGAAGGAAATTCTGGCTCGGAATTTTGTCAACTATTCTGGCTGTTGTGAAAAATGGGAACTGGTAGAGAAAGTAAACCGGTTAtacaaagagaatgaagaaaaccaAAAGTCCT ATGGCGAGCGGCTGCAGCTGCAGGATGAGGAAGACGACAGCCTGTGTCGCATCTGCATGGATGCCGTCATCGACTGTGTCCTACTGGAGTGTGGGCACATGGTTACCTGCACCAAGTGCGGCAAGCGCATGAGTGAGTGTCCCATCTGCCGGCAGTATGTGGTGCGAGCCGTGCACGTGTTCAAGTCCTGA